The sequence below is a genomic window from Paenibacillus sp. DCT19.
ACTCATTATAACTATATTAAATCCTTGTAGCTATGCGAACGAATTAGCGAGAATTGCTTCGCTAGAAAATGTGGCGAATAAGGCATGTCTGAACGAAGCCACGCGACAATTGTACCGATTAATGCTGATGACCCATACCAGATAGCAATTTCCTTATGAATGCCTACATTAGCAAGCGGGCTATGGCTTTCCATTTTTTTAATTTTGGCGGTAACCAGTTTGCTTAACAATTTCAATAACCCTTCAGTAAATATCGGTGTTCGCTTGGAAGCAAGCACCACTTTATAAAATTTGGAATTGTCAGCAAAATGCTCAAGCAATTTGACAAGCACCGGCCAGGGTTCATCCTCATTGGCTTCATTCTCAAATAAAGCACCATGCTCTTGAACAATCCCTTCAATCTGTTCAATCATCTCGTCGGCCATCTTCTCCATCATATCTGTAATATCACGGTAATGCAGATAAAAGGTTACCCGGTTAATGGTTGCTCGTTCGGCTATCCGATTAACGGATAACTTCTCAATATCCATCTCTTGCAGCAAATCAACAAAGGCATCACGAATGAGCTGTCTCGTTCTCAGAATACGAGGATCTGTAGGCGTAGACGACTTTTTGT
It includes:
- a CDS encoding TetR/AcrR family transcriptional regulator yields the protein MRQDKKSSTPTDPRILRTRQLIRDAFVDLLQEMDIEKLSVNRIAERATINRVTFYLHYRDITDMMEKMADEMIEQIEGIVQEHGALFENEANEDEPWPVLVKLLEHFADNSKFYKVVLASKRTPIFTEGLLKLLSKLVTAKIKKMESHSPLANVGIHKEIAIWYGSSALIGTIVAWLRSDMPYSPHFLAKQFSLIRSHSYKDLI